TTAGAGGAAAATCCGATGTTACACCTACTTTACATTCTGGCTTTTACAATTCTTGCTTCTTTAGCCGTTGCTAACTTAATCCGCAACTTGATTATGTTCAGTTTTGATCGAGAGCGAGTTTATCCAGGTAAATATTCATCAACCGATAATCAAGGCTATCTCTCTTCCAGAAAACAATTTATTCCCCACCCAGAATTATTAGACAACGCGGGTAACTTAATTAAAGAACCTTTGTTAGTCATGCGTTCCGTCAACGTTGAAGATGCTCGTCAACAGTTAGATGCTCTTTATGAATCTTCTCCAGGACACAAAAGCGACCGTCAAGAAGAAGGTTAATTTTCGACAGTCATAATTTAGTA
This portion of the Nodularia sp. LEGE 06071 genome encodes:
- a CDS encoding DUF2973 domain-containing protein, producing MLHLLYILAFTILASLAVANLIRNLIMFSFDRERVYPGKYSSTDNQGYLSSRKQFIPHPELLDNAGNLIKEPLLVMRSVNVEDARQQLDALYESSPGHKSDRQEEG